One part of the Anopheles coustani chromosome 2, idAnoCousDA_361_x.2, whole genome shotgun sequence genome encodes these proteins:
- the LOC131267029 gene encoding proto-oncogene c-Rel, whose amino-acid sequence MTLVAATQRPYVEITEQPHPKALRFRYECEGRSAGSIPGINSTNDHKTYPAIQIHGYRGRAVVVVSCVTKGEPNESPEEAKYKPHPHNLVGKEGCKKGVCTVEINCNTMAYQFNNLGIQCVKKKDVEEALRLRHEIRVDPFRTGFAHAKEPGSIDLNAVRLCFQVFLEGPTKGRFTEPLTPVVSDIIYDKKAMSDLIICRLSDCSAPVSGGKEIILLCEKVVKEDIRVRFFEKKGNITVWQGYGEFTHTDVHKQVAISFRTPPYRAMDVTDPVKVYVQLERPSDNAQSDARDFLFTPLDSELRRKQPKLGSSAFMQVPRTQQQVHKIPNPASIPNLSQLDASGGPATGSGLPRGLYNYGNNNPFQQMPKEEIKNEPGDSPSHVPSNQYQLQPGQGLLNPQRISPALDRSPSTMTPSPGIAGSMSPHDQGSITPTPPYNNMSNAPMNPFANFGNFGTTLVTNQPQQQQQQQQHLPPQTIAPIFDTNLPGPSNGWVQPIPTTSGNGLNPPQSFNLGNFGSISFSSDPMLGIGSLISSNNQMNVGPPSMGSDLMNLDLGNLPSNFNSAELRSVLDGLSTTEMNRLEQIAGQVANNQATGSAQQQSSTSQQQALKAFLATQQQQPPLPGALEPLPDRHDNDEDLTDSFKNLSTNDLN is encoded by the exons ATGACGCTAGTGGCAGCGACGCAACGACCGTACGTGGAGATCACGGAACAGCCGCACCCGAAGGCACTCCGGTTTCGGTATGAGTGCGAGGGACGGTCGGCCGGTTCCATACCCGGCATTAACAGCACAAACGACCACAAGACCTACCCGGCGATACAGATCCACGGATACCGGGGTCGGGCGGTGGTCGTGGTGTCCTGCGTCACCAAGGGAGAGCCAAATGAATCGCCGGAGGAGGCAAAATACAAACCCCATCCGCACAATCTGGTAGGAAAGGAGGGCTGCAAGAAGGGTGTGTGCACGGTTGAGATCAATTGTAACACCATGGCGTACCAGTTCAACAACCTGGGCATTCAGTGCGTCAAGAAGAAGGACGTCGAGGAGGCGCTACGCTTGCGCCACGAAATCAGGGTCGATCCGTTCAGAA CTGGATTCGCTCACGCCAAGGAACCAGGCTCCATCGATCTGAACGCTGTTCGGCTGTGCTTCCAGGTGTTTCTAGAGGGTCCGACAAAGGGTCGCTTCACCGAACCACTGACGCCGGTCGTTTCGGACATCATCTACGACAAGAAGGCCATGTCGGACCTGATCATTTGCCGCCTCAGCGACTGCTCGGCGCCCGTCTCCGGTGGCAAGGAGATCATTCTGCTCTGCGAGAAAGTCGTCAAGGAGGACATCAGGGTGCGCTTCTTCGAGAAGAAGGGAAACATCACGGTGTGGCAGGGTTATGGCGAGTTTACGCACACCGACGTGCACAAGCAGGTGGCCATCAGCTTCCGGACGCCGCCGTACAGAGCGATGGATGTCACCGATCCAGTGAAG GTGTACGTGCAGTTGGAACGCCCGTCGGACAACGCGCAATCGGATGCACGCGATTTCCTGTTCACACCGCTGGACTCAG AATTGCGGCGGAAACAGCCGAAGCTCGGTTCCTCGGCATTCATGCAGGTTCCTCGGACGCAACAGCAGGTTCACAAGATACCGAACCCTGCTTCCATTCCAAACCTGTCGCAGCTTGACGCTTCCGGTGGTCCCGCTACCGGAAGTGGTTTACCCC GAGGACTTTATAACTACGGCAACAACAATCCATTCCAGCAAATGCCAAAAGAAGAAATCAAAAACGAACCTGGAG ATTCTCCAAGTCATGTACCGTCTAACCAATACCAACTCCAACCGGGACAAGGACTGCTCAATCCACAACGAATTTCACCGGCCCTGGACCGATCCCCGTCAACGATGACACCGTCCCCGGGAATTGCCGGTTCCATGTCTCCGCATGACCAGGGCAGTATAACACCCACGCCACCTTACAACAACATGTCAAACGCGCCAATGAATCCCTTCGCTAACTTTGGAAACTTTGGAACTACCCTTGTGACGAATCAAccccagcaacagcaacagcagcagcaacatttaCCACCGCAAACCATTGCCCCCATATTCGACACGAACCTTCCGGGGCCCTCGAATGGCTGGGTGCAACCAATACCCACCACCAGCGGCAACGGTCTTAACCCACCTCAGTCTTTCAACCTCGGGAACTTTGGTTCGATTTCGTTTTCGAGCGATCCAATGCTGGGTATAGGATCACTCATCTCCAGCAACAATCAAATGAACGTGGGACCTCCGTCGATGGGATCGGACCTCATGAACCTTGATTTGGGAAATTTACCTTCCAACTTCAACTCAGCCGAACTCCGGTCCGTGCTAGATGGCCTTTCCACCACCGAAATGAACCGTCTCGAGCAGATAGCGGGCCAGGTGGCCAACAACCAAGCGACCGGAAGCGCTCAGCAACAATCGTCCACCAGCCAACAGCAAGCACTGAAAGCTTTCCTTGCTacccagcagcaacaacctcCACTCCCCGGCGCCCTGGAACCATTGCCGGATCGACACGACAACGACGAAGACCTTACGGATAGCTTTAAGAACCTTAGCACTAACGATTTGAACTAA
- the LOC131267030 gene encoding uncharacterized protein LOC131267030, giving the protein MALVMKISFVILLVTFSGVQCDPFFGNNYVLPQGARLANAANTVVRNLDAAQAQVRRFLINPTASNFLISGANALREYVGNTSVTLAQLFRELGQVATDRTTAPAVVFTRLNLAVQGTVEWYRNVSVPLADLEEAFNYDDNSNTAGYFRQWRDAMAQNVNESSEVLSRLGDVILSVAGEPLNTQQFLQAVSADGSLQQLQDVVEGAVRLSTDYATSVTRLVGVVRTANDFQSRTYALLRTNQASINTNVDRYSTASNASFYRFLTAADSLFNHLKDTNDSFVFRWPLLFSPAVHQQLNLLNQSIDHLTWNVLQRTVSVAQNLVQTQALFKEGDNPLRYLREETDLLTRTLLDVLNGENFCASGFVTQFQALPAQVTALVSACLTEQTNLESQGASQLVSIANNFLRPYVTSVYSRLNICFQQPFDKMTECLDLIVATIDFRGKFFMLDLASQLFFEQVQEELPSCNDRVLEYVRNAGLRESCGMHPPTTAVPV; this is encoded by the exons ATGGCTCTGGTGATGAAAATTTCGTTCGTGATTTTGCTCGTAACGTTCAGTGGAGTTCAGTGTGACCCATTTTTCGGTAACAACTATGTTCTGCCACAGGGAGCACGCCTTGCCAACGCGGCCAATACGGTAGTTCGAAACCTTGACGCGGCGCAAGCACAAGTTCGTAGGTTCTTGATCAATCCTACGGCGTCGAATTTCTTGATCTCTGGTGCGAACGCTCTTCGGGAGTACGTGGGGAATACCTCGGTGACTTTGGCCCAGTTGTTCCGTGAGTTAGGGCAAGTGGCCACCGACCGTACCACAGCTCCAGCAGTAGTCTTCACTCGGCTCAACCTGGCCGTCCAGGGAACGGTGGAATGGTATCGAAACGTATCCGTGCCTCTCGCCGATCTCGAGGAGGCGTTCAACTACGATGATAACAGCAACACGGCCGGTTACTTCCGTCAGTGGAGAGATGCAATGGCTCAGAACGTCAACGAGTCTTCAGAGGTGCTTAGTCGCTTGGGAGATGTTATTCTGTCGGTCGCTGGTGAACCCCTGAATACGCAACAGTTCCTACAAGCGGTCTCAGCCGATGGTAGCCTACAACAGCTTCAGGATGTGGTGGAAGGTGCGGTGCGACTTTCCACAGACTACGCGACAAGCGTCACGAGGCTAGTTGGCGTTGTTCGTACCGCGAATGATTTCCAATCGAGGACATACGCTCTGCTTCGTACAAACCAGGCGTCGATCAACACCAACGTCGATCGGTACAGTACCGCATCGAACGCTTCCTTCTACCGGTTCCTTACCGCGGCCGATTCTCTCTTTAACCACCTTAAAGACACGAACGACAGCTTCGTCTTTCGGTGGCCCCTGCTCTTCAGTCCCGCCGTCCATCAACAGTTGAACCTGCTGAACCAATCGATCGACCACCTTACGTGGAACGTTCTCCAGCGGACGGTTTCGGTCGCGCAGAACCTCGTGCAAACGCAGGCCCTTTTCAAGGAAGGCGATAACCCACTCCGATACCTTCGCGAGGAGACTGATCTTTTAACCCGAACTTTGCTCGACGTCCTCAatggggaaaacttttgtgCCTCTGGGTTCGTAACGCAGTTCCAGGCATTGCCTGCGCAGGTCACGGCCCTCGTATCCGCTTGCTTGACCGAACAGACAAACCTTGAAAGTCAAGGTGCATCGCAGCTTGTTTCGATTGCCAACAACTTCCTGCGACCTTATGTGACTTCCGTGTATAGTCGACTCAACATTTGCTTCCAGCAACCCTTCGACAAGATGACCGAATGTCTCGATCTC ATTGTCGCAACGATCGACTTCAGGGGAAAGTTCTTCATGTTAGATCTCGCCAGCCAGCTGTTTTTCGAGCAAGTCCAGGAAGAGTTGCCATCTTGCAACGATCGCGTGTTGGAGTATGTGCGCAATGCTGGCCTGCGTGAATCGTGCGGAATGCATCCACCAACCACAGCTGTCCCGGTTTAa
- the LOC131267405 gene encoding uncharacterized protein LOC131267405, with amino-acid sequence MIRNCLVLSISPCVLQWIVIIATDYNGVFVPRQPFSTPLHRLDPVLIQAVSTKHICASQVRIYLANKKKMYRNSVLSLVTLIVLLVLGGDNLSGVSGADSSYSLVDDEEVANATVGIVENVAMAKAAMERFKSDMPTQDYLQLATVGLQDYVSNLTSRMEATFKDFTTRELEPVQRSLIEAIRYLNGYDSVNSISMLQNLDYSMYNHNLMRSINSDLRIASISLSEALFAQRDVGQPIDDVFAATDKLQENVLRLADVIEKGEAWTVETTARAQAAQQGFNESIDVYLNTSLGQIEDIVTALDDLRGFEEEMYRKLKEKIATLPKPTTSYFIALKKALENTIQKIRINFENFKIYKHRDIEQWKQRGSIVAPIGYMTQVAVQVASDPMLTNDCTESYIEKILAFPNFTLAHVNRCLAEQNANEERTFALISQVLDTYLIGAINASYSAFDICFRYAPKKLSYCLELNGYENNWANGRIYSAAKLVESLVDGEIQNTFNTCVAQNGYFLNYHNIQEMCIYSKKRTRYRNRWSK; translated from the exons ATGATTAGGAATTGTCTagttctctctatctctccgtGTGTGCTACAGTGGATCGTTATTATTGCTACTGATTATAATGGTGTTTTCGTCCCACGCCAACCCTTCTCCACCCCGCTCCACCG TTTAGATCCGGTGCTCATCCAAGCAGTTTCAACTAAACATATTTGCGCGTCGCAGGTGCGAATCTACcttgcgaacaaaaaaaaaatgtaccggAACTCGGTGCTATCGCTAGTGACGTTGATTGTGCTGCTGGTGCTTGGTGGCGACAATTTATCGGGTGTTTCCGGCGCTGACAGCTCCTACTCGCTGGTTGACGATGAGGAAGTGGCGAACGCGACGGTTGGAATCGTTGAAAACGTGGCAATGGCGAAGGCTGCCATGGAGCGCTTCAAGTCGGACATGCCGACGCAGGATTACCTGCAGCTAGCGACGGTGGGACTCCAGGATTACGTCAGTAATCTGACCAGCCGAATGGAGGCCACCTTTAAGGACTTCACCACTAGAGAGCTGGAGCCGGTGCAGCGGTCGCTAATCGAAGCCATTCGATATCTGAACGGATATGATTCCGTCAACAGTATTTCGATGCTCCAGAATCTCGACTACAGTATGTACAACCACAACCTGATGCGCTCGATCAACAGCGATCTTCGGATAGCCTCCATCAGTCTCTCGGAAGCCCTGTTCGCCCAGCGCGATGTAGGCCAGCCGATCGATGATGTGTTTGCCGCCACCGATAAGCTGCAGGAAAACGTCCTTCGCCTCGCCGATGTCATCGAGAAGGGTGAAGCGTGGACGGTGGAAACGACCGCACGAGCACAAGCGGCCCAGCAAGGGTTCAACGAATCCATTGACGTGTATCTAAACACGTCGCTTGGCCAAATTGAGGACATCGTTACGGCGTTGGATGATTTGCGTGGGTTCGAGGAGGAGATGTACCGCaagttgaaggaaaaaatcgcCACCCTACCAAAACCCACCACGAGTTACTTCATCGCGCTCAAGAAGGCGTTGGAGAACACGATCCAAAAGATACGGATAAACTTTGAGAACTTTAAGATCTACAAGCACCGCGACATTGAGCAGTGGAAACAGCGTGGCTCCATCGTAGCCCCGATCGGGTACATGACGCAGGTGGCCGTGCAAGTAGCCTCCGATCCGATGCTGACGAACGACTGCACCGAGTCGTACATCGAGAAGATACTGGCCTTCCCGAACTTTACGCTGGCCCACGTGAACAGGTGTCTGGCGGAGCAAAACGCGAACGAGGAACGTACCTTTGCGCTAATCTCGCAAGTTCTAGATACGTACCTGATCGGTGCGATCAACGCTTCTTATAGTGCTTTTGACATTTGCTTCCGGTATGCTCCGAAGAAGCTCTCCTACTGTTTGGAGTTG aacGGTTACGAGAATAACTGGGCTAATGGGCGCATCTACAGTGCAGCCAAGCTGGTCGAGTCGCTTGTGGATGGCGAGATACAGAACACCTTCAACACTTGTGTGGCACAGAATGGGTACTTCTTGAACTACCACAACATCCAGGAGATGTGCATCTATAGCAAGAAGCGGACGCGCTATCGCAATCGTTGGTCGAAATAG
- the LOC131267407 gene encoding gamma-aminobutyric acid type B receptor subunit 2 has translation MKRSTLLMLLAFVPQLMASESVTIRGSPPNHTKELNRNIINTVFERTRPAGSERRGREVTILGLFELSSKGGERREGFSELAAAQLAVQHINRRGLLLGYKLKLITNDTKCDPGVGIDRFFHALYTHQSKRIIMVLGSACSEVTESLAKIVPYWNILQVSFGSTAPALSDRREFPLFYRTVAPDSSHHPARIAFLMRFGWDTVATFSQNEEGYSLAVNDLVTELERANITCAATISFAETDFKEQLKLLRDRDIRVIIGSFSHEIAPKVFCEVYNLGMYGAEYAWILQDTHISSWWLSPPDSCSSKALLTAVENLIIVSSYNSIVGMGTALSGLTNDIFLQKLRDMNVTGAVSQFAPQTYDAVWAMALALRGAEKTWSQKRANRVHLADYDYTRYDIAKELLHQFDLLTFNGISGPVSFEGADRIGTTSFHQIQRGQLQMIAFYYPKNATLDFGCWYCVPVVWASEQVPIAKRVLKLRVDTIDPLAFYTVVILSTIGIGISFLFLGLNLRFRKLKAIKLSSPKLSTITVCGCILVYTATILLGLDHSTLPWSSVTFSTICMARIYFLSAGFSLAFGSMFAKTFRVYRIFTQSAGGLCRDKILRDTQLISVIGALLLVDASVVSFWMAADPMERHLHNLSLEISTTDRSVVFLPQVELCRSRHYESWLGTLYAYKGLLLIVGVYMAWQTRNVKISALNDSQYIGISVYSVVITSASVVVLANLLYEKVTLAFVITAGFVLISTTATLCLLFLPKIKDIFVKGEVYDPIIHSMGLKLEFNTRRFVVDDRRELQFRVEVQNRVYRKEIEMLDAEICRLERLLGERSLASSPRSSETNLQETRPCVIPRAYGSTGLPMLLLSVLPPIIPRASWPSVDPMLSPMKRNIAFSSQPKIDPTTTRERILTSSRSVFEDQPAATSGSGNGVMGKIKHMFTPRVHKTPSVSVIGPTATIRKSTLTVFNEIDTEDDSSFAVPQSIYTITAPKSDELNLTGSEPRVNFILPPNGKRRASIVQQPGAVRERIRGSPRFPHRICPQTTSLTELGIERPRISFLTVKSCEQIHGRQCESRAKWKSMDSFSKSISSQ, from the exons ATGAAGCGTAGCACTTTGCTGATGCTCTTGGCGTTCGTGCCACAGCTGATGGCGAGTGAAAGTGTCACGATTCGAGGGTCCCCGCCGAATCACACGAAGGAGCTGAATCGCAACATCATCAATACCGTGTTCGAGCGGACGCGCCCGGCCGGAAGTGAGAGGCGCGGGCGGGAGGTGACGATACTTGGGCTGTTCGAGCTTAGCTCGAAGGGAGGCGAACGGCGGGAGGGATTCAGCGAGCTGGCCGCTGCCCAGCTGGCGGTGCAGCACATCAATCGGAGAGGTCTGCTGTTGGGCTACAAATTGAAGCTTATCACAAACGATACAAAG TGTGATCCAGGAGTTGGCATCGATCGTTTCTTCCATGCATTGTACACCCATCAAAGCAAGCGAATCATCATGGTGTTGGGATCGGCCTGTTCGGAAGTTACCGAAAGTTTGGCGAAGATCGTCCCTTACTGGAATATACTTCAG GTTTCGTTTGGATCGACCGCACCAGCGTTGAGCGATCGACGTGAGTTCCCCCTCTTCTACCGTACGGTGGCTCCCGATTCCTCGCATCACCCGGCGAGGATAGCGTTTCTGATGCGCTTCGGTTGGGACACTGTGGCGACATTTTCACAGAACGAAGAAGGATACTCGCTAGCCGTGAATGATCTGGTGACGGAGCTGGAAAGGGCCAACATTACGTGTGCCGCCACCATCTCCTTCGCGGAGACGGACTTCAAGGAACAGCTGAAGCTGCTGCGG GATCGCGACATACGCGTGATTATCGGGAGTTTCTCGCACGAAATTGCTCCCAAAGTGTTCTGTGAG GTCTACAACCTGGGTATGTACGGTGCGGAGTACGCCTGGATCCTACAGGATACACACATCTCTTCGTGGTGGCTTTCACCACCCGACTCGTGCTCCTCGAAGGCGCTGCTGACGGCGGTGGAAAACTTAATCATAGTTTCCAGCTACAACAGCATCGTCGGCATGGGGACGGCGCTCAGTGGATTA ACAAATGATATCTTCCTGCAAAAGCTACGAGACATGAACGTCACTGGTGCCGTGTCCCAGTTTGCCCCACAAACCTACGATGCGGTCTGGGCGATGGCTCTGGCACTTCGAGGTGCCGAAAAGACGTGGTCACAAAAGCGCGCCAACCGGGTCCACCTTGCGGACTACGACTACACGCGGTATGACATCGCCAAGGAGCTGTTGCATCAGTTTGACTTGCTGACATTCAACGGGATCTCCGGACCGGTATCGTTTGAGGGCGCGGATCGCATCGGTACGACCTCCTTCCATCAGATCCAGCGTGGCCAGCTGCAGATGATTGCTTTCTACTATCCCAAGAATGCAACACTCGACTTTGGCTGTTGGTATTGTGTGCCTGTTGTGTGGGCCAGCGAGCAGGTTCCGATTGCTAAACGTGTGCTGAAATTACGCGTGGATACGATCGACCCGTTGGCGTTCTACACCGTCGTGATACTTTCGACCATCGGGATTGGCATTTCGTTTCTATTTCTTGGGTTGAATTTACGCTTCAGGAAGCTCAA GGCCATAAAGCTGTCCAGTCCCAAACTGAGCACCATCACAGTGTGCGGATGTATTCTCGTCTATACGGCCACCATTCTGCTTGGACTCGATCACTCGACGCTACCCTGGTCCAGTGTTACCTTCTCGACGATCTGCATGGCTCGAATCTACTTTCTTTCGGCCGGGTTCTCACTCGCGTTTGGTTCCATGTTCGCGAAAACGTTCCGAGTGTATCGTATTTTCACCCAAAGTGCTGGAGGTTTGTGTCGCGATAAGATCCTCCGCGATACCCAACTGATCTCCGTCATCGGAGCGCTCCTGCTCGTCGATGCGTCGGTGGTTTCCTTCTGGATGGCAGCGGATCCGATGGAGCGCCATCTGCACAATCTCTCGCTGGAAATAAGCACCACCGATCGGAGTGTTGTGTTCCTGCCTCAGGTGGAGTTGTGTCGTTCGAGGCATTACGAGAGCTGGCTGGGGACACTGTACGCGTACAAGGGACTCCTGCTGATCGTCGGCGTTTATATGGCGTGGCAGACGCGCAACGTGAAGATATCGGCCTTGAATGACTCGCAGTACATTGGGATCTCGGTGTACAGTGTGGTGATAACCAGTGCTAGTGTGGTTGTCCTGGCGAACCTGCTCTACGAGAAGGTGACACTTGCCTTCGTGATAACGGCCGGTTTTGTGCTGATCTCGACCACGGCAACCCTTTGCCTACTGTTTCTGCCGAAGATAAAGGATATTTTCGTGAAGGGCGAAGTGTACGATCCGATCATTCACAGTATGGGGTTGAAGTTGGAGTTTAACACGCGGCGGTTTGTTGTGGACGATCGGAGAGAGCTCCAGTTTCGGGTGGAAGTACAGAACAGAGTTTATCGGAAGGAAATCGAGATGCTGGACGCGGAAATCTGTCGCCTGGAGAGATTACTCGGGGAGCGCTCCTTGGCGAGTTCGCCTCGATCGTCCGAAACGAACTTGCAGGAAACGCGCCCTTGTGTGATACCTCGTGCATACGGATCCACCGGACTACCGATGTTGCTGCTCTCGGTTCTCCCACCGATCATTCCCCGAGCCAGCTGGCCATCGGTTGACCCCATGCTATCACCAATGAAGCGCAACATCGCGTTCAGTTCGCAACCAAAAATCGACCCTACCACGACCAGAGAACGGATCCTAACCTCTAGCCGGAGTGTCTTCGAGGATCAGCCAGCGGCAACGAGCGGTTCCGGCAACGGAGTGATGGGCAAGATAAAACACATGTTCACACCGAGAGTCCACAAGACGCCTTCGGTATCCGTGATTGGTCCCACGGCAACCATCCGCAAGTCAACGCTGACGGTTTTCAACGAAATCGACACCGAGGATGACTCCTCGTTCGCCGTTCCGCAGTCGATCTACACCATCACCGCACCCAAGAGTGACGAACTGAACTTAACCGGGTCAGAACCACGGGTTAACTTCATTCTACCCCCAAACGGGAAGCGCCGTGCGTCGATCGTACAGCAACCGGGTGCGGTTCGTGAGCGGATTCGAGGATCTCCCCGGTTTCCGCACCGTATCTGCCCGCAGACGACCAGCCTGACCGAGTTGGGCATCGAGCGTCCGCGCATCAGCTTCCTGACGGTGAAAAGTTGTGAACAGATCCACGGCAGACAGTGTGAATCGCGAGCCAAGTGGAAATCGATGGACTCCTTTTCGAAGAGCATCAGCTCACAGTAG